The DNA segment CGGCTGCGCAGATCCTGTTGGTATCCGGCAACTCCCATGAGGTTTATCAGCGGGCGCCTAAACCGAGGGTCGTTGACCTCTTCCTCGGTGCCATTTCTGAGGATGGACCTGAAGTCCATCGCCAGGGTGTCACTCGCCAGGTCAAGCATGACATTCATCGACTTCGACAGACCGCGCCGACGTATCTCGTCGTCCACGTGCACCTGAGAGGGAAAGATGTATGCGCCGGTCACACTCACAGCGAGAACCCTTCATCAACGACGACCACTTCACCGTTCATGGCCGCAAAGTCGGCCCCGGCAACGGCCCGGATCACCGAGGCAACCTGCTGCGCCGACACCAACCGCTCCTCAAGACCTGGGGCCATCATTCCGTCGATCACTTGTGCAGGAACCATGGACAGAAGCCGGGTGTCGCGGATCGGGCCCGGGGAGACCGTGTTGAAGCGCACTCCGGCCCCACCCCACTCACGGGCGAAACCGCGCGTCATTGCCTCGAGCGCCGCCTTGCTGGAGACGTATCCGACCGCGCCTACGATGTAGCGCCTGGTGATGACCGACGACACGTTCACCACGGTGCCGCCGCCGGAGCCTGCCATGGCCTGCGCGCTGATCGAGTTGACCTGATAGGCCCCGAAGACGTTGGCGTCGATGACCGACTTGAACTCTTCGGCATTGGACACGGTCGCCACAGCTGGGTTGCCGGCCACGGCGCAGTTCACGACGACGTCGCAAGGGGTGACCCGCGTGAGCAGCTTGCGGATGCCCGTGCCCCGTGTGTCCGGGTCGGGCAGGGTGAGCTGGTGGACCTCGGCCGTCCCGCCGCGCTCGGCGACCGCCGCACCGATCTTCTCCGCCGCGGCTCGACGGCCGTGGTACGTCAGGTGGACCGTTTGCGCGAGCTGCGCGAACTCGAGTGCCACCGCCTGGCCCAGGCCCCCTGTACCGCCGATAACCAAGACGTTCCGGTAGACCGGCGAGTGCGTTTCGCTCATCACTGTTCTCCGCTCAGATGATCCGCGATAGCGCATATGTCGATGCGTCGTGCCAAAGATTCCTTGAGCATCACCAGACGGTCACTGTCACAGCGCCGCCCTACGCGGGGTTGATAATGTTGGTAAGGCTGGTAGTACTCGTCCCGAGTGAGCGACGACTTCAGTGCCGAGACGGTGCCATGAGGTGTCTGCAAGTAGTCCCGGCATACCGCTTCAAATGACATGCCATCGGCTAGCCCCAGTTTGACTGTGGCGTCGTTGTGGACTCCTGTCGTGAACTGGACACGCTGGCAGTTCATAACCTCGAAGAGGTAGTCGATCAGGAGCATCGCCGCCTCCAGGCCGATACCAGTGCGCCACAGTTTCTCATCACCGACGGCGCCCCCGATCTCGAACACCCCTTCACTCAGCCGCCAGAAGTGCACCAGCCCGATGACGGTGCCATGGGAGTCCGCAATCAAGGCCGCACGATTGTGATCGTTCTCCAGCGAGGCGTATTGAGATTCACGGACTAGCCGACTCGACGTACCACGCAGCAGAGTCTCACAC comes from the Streptomyces angustmyceticus genome and includes:
- a CDS encoding SDR family NAD(P)-dependent oxidoreductase gives rise to the protein MSETHSPVYRNVLVIGGTGGLGQAVALEFAQLAQTVHLTYHGRRAAAEKIGAAVAERGGTAEVHQLTLPDPDTRGTGIRKLLTRVTPCDVVVNCAVAGNPAVATVSNAEEFKSVIDANVFGAYQVNSISAQAMAGSGGGTVVNVSSVITRRYIVGAVGYVSSKAALEAMTRGFAREWGGAGVRFNTVSPGPIRDTRLLSMVPAQVIDGMMAPGLEERLVSAQQVASVIRAVAGADFAAMNGEVVVVDEGFSL
- a CDS encoding GNAT family N-acetyltransferase; amino-acid sequence: MKGLLCRIVPFSEESLGAVAKWLSATECETLLRGTSSRLVRESQYASLENDHNRAALIADSHGTVIGLVHFWRLSEGVFEIGGAVGDEKLWRTGIGLEAAMLLIDYLFEVMNCQRVQFTTGVHNDATVKLGLADGMSFEAVCRDYLQTPHGTVSALKSSLTRDEYYQPYQHYQPRVGRRCDSDRLVMLKESLARRIDICAIADHLSGEQ